In Oryza sativa Japonica Group chromosome 1, ASM3414082v1, the genomic stretch CAACCGGACGGTGAGGCAGATTGAGGGAGATTGCAGCGGGCGAGCGGCGATGGGTGAACTAAGGGGATTGTGGCTAGATTGGGGCTAGGATTGTGGTGGCGAGCAGCAATGGTAGAGGGAGCGAAGGGGCCAGCCGATGGTCGATGGAGCGAACCGGCCGATTGCGGCACCGGGAGagggcttcttcttcttttcattGAGGTCACGAGGGCCTTGATGATGGGCGTGGGGACGAAAGCCGGCGGTAGCAACGGATGAGATAGGAGGTCGATGGGCGTGGGTGGGCCCCTCCCGATCCAGTGGCGCGACGACGAGCATGCGGCAGCAGTGCCCTCCCGTCGCTACGGGAGGGGGTGGTTGTGGGGGGggggcgaggtggtggtggtggtggtgacggcggcggcgtcgccgagaGCCTCGGGAACTCCTCCGAGCTCATCGTCCGCCGTGTCGCCACTCTCGCCAGGGACAAGGTGTGGAACCTTTCCTTAGACAAGCTGCTAGGTGAAGATGGTGCGCCCATTCGCGCTCGCAAagtccgccactcgccgctgcAATCCCCTCACCCGCCTACCACCGCCGCTCCAACGACCGCTGGTGCCACTCCGCCATCGCCACGGCTCaaggggaagagagggagggggaagggggggtTAAAGAGGTaggctaacatgtgggtcccacatggcaGTGGGTCCACAATATTTTTCGTGAATGATAAATGGGTCTCACatatctatactttctataaagttatagCCCACTAAGTTTAAAGCTCAACACACAACCATGttacatcatcacccactagcaataattacatatttaacctCATGCGAGCATACAACATCATCtacaaatttatttaattatgcaatcaacatacaagcatatCCAATTATCACCCCTCACATCATTtgcacaatattttaacaaatctatctattattttttttataatatttaacataaaaTTATCAATATGTTTCACATTAAAGCGCGTGTAtcatttgtttatttcatgataAGTACTGATAAACCCTaatgtttcattatttttttcctttttacttcTAGTTTGAttgtcaaaaaaatatatattgagaattgattagtaatttacgcagcaaagcgcggggaatcatctattatttttttaattctaatgccatcTAAACGCCACGAAGTACGAAAACCAAGTCAACGctgccacgtcagtgaaaccgtcatccaaaaccaccgtgggagtcaaattacaccggttttgaCAATTGAGGGGTCATCCGGTATTGCGGATCAGggatacgaattagattcgaTCATTAGTTAGGGGAGCCAAAGTTAACTTATTCCTAAGAGGAAATATGACTTGGGCGGACGGCCTCCGCGCCGTGCTGTGCTCGCCATGCCTTACCGGCCCATAATGCCTAGGTGGTGCTACGACGGCCCATTTGCCATCGTGCTCGTGCCGTGGCTGGCGTCTCCCGTCTACTACCGTATTTCTCCTTTCCCCGACCCCAAGCAAAGCACATCGACTCCTATCGGCGGTCGCGCGAGCTCCAGCGCCAAGGTGCGTTCAGTTCATCCGATTCCCTCCTGGATCCAAACCCTAATTTTCGCTGGCCTCACCGATCCTTGCCTATCCTATCCAGGGGATCCGTTGCGTCCGGCGGGGGTTAATTTCTTGCGGTTGTAGGATCCCCGATGGCGGATACGGCGAAggccgatgcggcggcggaggcggccaagATGGACCTgctcgaggacgacgacgagttcGAGGAGTTTGAGATCGACCAAGGCATGCACCGATCCGTTTCCTTGTCCTCTATTCttttttgttgatgatgatacTGCTGGTGATGTATGGGTCTACTTCAGATCTAGCGCGTCCTACTAGATTTGCTCTTCTTGCAAGAGGTCTCGCCGCAACGCAATCGTGTGGTCTACTTGTCTGTTCAGTGATCTGGTGATTAGTGTCTTGTCATCCCTGTCAAATTACTCACCTAGCTTAGTAGCTTTAATCTGTTGGTAAATAACAAGAACAAAACtacccgaaaaaaaaaagaataaaactaGCTCACCATAATTCTGTCTGTCTATGTTCTTTTAAAATTCAGTACTATTAAGGATCCGTTCTTGTGTCAGTACAATTATTATAGTCGCACTTCGCCACTAGTCAGAGAATTCCTGTCTACGCCCTCCAAAAATCAGGATTATGGATCTGTTCTTGTGTCAATGCCGCAACTTAGGGAATTCCAATGTGCTGTCCGAGCGGTATATCACGTCGGCTCGTTTGTAGTATGAACCAGTGTTTTTTCATGATGTTTATGTTTATTGGTTCCTGTATCTATAAGCGCAAAGCTCGTACATAATTATCACTTGCCCATGCTTCAATTTTTTTCCTCTAGCATATGAAGAATGGTTTGTCATAGAAGTTCAGCAACAATTTTCTTTATTTCCATCCTATGATGATGTGATTTGCCTTCAGCCCCGAGTTCTTGACATACAAGTGACTCTTTTTGGGCCGTCCGATTACGCTTCATTTAGTTCTGATGGTCAAATGATGCTCAATATAGATGATAGGTAGATGATACTCTGTAGTTCAGCCACAAAAACATTTCAGGGTTTATTTCAATAagtatgcaattttttttatctcaatcTGTTCCTTGCAACATCCCGAACAATATACTGGTATATTTATTGTTCAAATAATACACATGACATACACTTGTTACTGTATTTCTAACGACATCTCGTATACATTTTGGAACTTCAGAATGGGATGACAAGGAAGAAGGCAACGAGGCAGTTCAGCAATGGGAGGATGACTGGGATGACGATGATGTCAATGACGACTTCTCTCTGCAGCTCAggaaagagctggagagcatcCCATCGAAGAACTAGAACTTGTGGTCTTGTATTCAGTACTTTCAGATAGGAAGTGGTATCTGCTGGATTTGGCATGTTTACTGTTATATTTACCAACTCGAGCATTTTGCTTGTTCTGTGGTATGCCTTTCCGTTATACA encodes the following:
- the LOC4327264 gene encoding protein DELETION OF SUV3 SUPPRESSOR 1(I), whose protein sequence is MADTAKADAAAEAAKMDLLEDDDEFEEFEIDQEWDDKEEGNEAVQQWEDDWDDDDVNDDFSLQLRKELESIPSKN